One genomic region from Bacillus solimangrovi encodes:
- a CDS encoding stalk domain-containing protein → MWSKRIVTIFVMIICLLQVTVIPVSAANYNGQNIKEVKDIQIVVDGEKLSLDGVYPILQNKRTLIPLRTVFESMGAVVDWNEEEKSVFAVRAGQAIQLKINETEAMVGDEVISLDVPATLYNGRTYIPLRFVGEAYGGIVDWNDQSRLITISLPEDQVHELIDSTFMLNDKPLDSEIIPIYKNGRNYVSVEAILDGLHNDIYWTREGNQINVQLDGATMTLFVGETYAFVNGERIQTTEFPIEYKGEVLAPVRFIVEAFGGIAHYIIENKTTYIYINRPKFKTSFLTEEDRQIVTPIDVPGVSLVGNRRLMVSDNPEILDKQTITENSTVLWHDEVKSDESSVEHRVFGWHINNLDDKVKIGITIENLSQTNNIEIKGLEGVNRSSSNGWANYDVGLPIAETVLTDKLTQVKLDKTIVNQGEIVVMQEFTVNKDYLLGFLDDFTVERNSGDGPLHYKVRTVITQDNTSLSEIIGKPTKLDLERPHPRGTWQGVELEAKLPTYQVDNEPVAYSFSNGQTDNVYSETTSFMKEDGVIKNTGHYGAVYKVIIPITNPTGEEKTVRISMGGRGGLYNGAVKTSEGVFISPILEPMVDTVKVIDYEINGTEDVIELEVMHAGGAALAMALEISTVE, encoded by the coding sequence ATGTGGTCTAAACGCATTGTAACAATATTTGTTATGATCATTTGTCTACTACAAGTTACAGTTATACCGGTTTCAGCAGCAAATTATAATGGACAAAATATAAAAGAAGTGAAAGATATTCAAATTGTTGTTGATGGTGAAAAGCTTTCGTTAGACGGGGTATATCCAATATTACAAAATAAACGTACACTTATTCCATTAAGGACTGTGTTTGAGTCTATGGGAGCAGTTGTAGATTGGAATGAAGAAGAAAAGAGCGTGTTCGCTGTTAGAGCAGGACAAGCTATACAATTAAAGATTAATGAAACAGAAGCAATGGTTGGGGATGAAGTTATTTCATTAGATGTACCTGCTACTCTATATAACGGACGTACATATATTCCGTTACGTTTCGTAGGTGAAGCATATGGTGGAATTGTTGATTGGAATGACCAGTCACGTTTAATTACGATTAGTTTACCTGAAGATCAAGTTCATGAATTAATCGATTCAACTTTTATGTTAAATGATAAACCTTTAGATTCTGAAATAATTCCAATTTATAAAAATGGGCGGAATTATGTTTCAGTAGAAGCGATATTAGATGGTTTACACAATGATATTTATTGGACAAGAGAAGGAAATCAGATTAATGTTCAGTTGGATGGAGCAACAATGACGTTGTTTGTAGGTGAAACGTATGCTTTTGTTAATGGTGAGCGAATTCAAACGACAGAATTTCCAATTGAATACAAAGGAGAAGTTCTCGCACCTGTTCGCTTTATTGTTGAAGCATTCGGTGGAATTGCTCATTACATCATTGAAAACAAGACAACATATATCTATATAAATCGACCTAAGTTTAAGACGAGCTTTTTAACAGAGGAAGATAGACAAATTGTAACTCCAATTGACGTTCCAGGAGTTAGTTTAGTTGGAAATAGACGTTTGATGGTGAGTGATAATCCTGAAATATTAGATAAACAGACAATTACCGAAAATAGTACAGTATTATGGCACGATGAAGTTAAATCCGATGAAAGCTCAGTTGAACATAGGGTATTTGGTTGGCATATTAACAATCTAGATGACAAAGTTAAAATTGGAATTACGATAGAGAATCTCTCTCAAACAAATAATATTGAGATTAAAGGTTTAGAAGGAGTTAATCGATCAAGCTCAAATGGTTGGGCGAATTATGATGTTGGATTACCTATTGCTGAGACGGTTCTTACTGATAAATTAACTCAGGTTAAGTTGGATAAAACGATTGTTAACCAAGGTGAAATAGTTGTTATGCAAGAATTTACTGTAAATAAAGATTATTTGCTTGGATTTCTAGATGATTTTACAGTAGAGAGAAATAGTGGTGATGGACCGCTTCATTATAAAGTGAGAACTGTAATAACTCAAGACAATACGTCTCTTAGTGAAATTATAGGGAAACCAACAAAGTTAGATCTTGAACGCCCTCATCCCCGTGGTACTTGGCAAGGTGTAGAACTCGAAGCTAAGTTACCTACTTATCAAGTTGATAATGAACCAGTTGCTTATAGCTTTTCGAATGGACAAACAGATAACGTGTATTCAGAGACAACATCCTTTATGAAGGAGGATGGCGTTATTAAGAATACCGGTCATTATGGAGCGGTTTATAAAGTTATAATTCCGATTACAAATCCTACGGGTGAAGAGAAAACAGTTCGGATTTCTATGGGGGGACGCGGTGGATTATATAATGGTGCTGTGAAAACGAGCGAAGGTGTATTTATTTCACCGATCTTAGAGCCAATGGTAGATACGGTAAAGGTGATTGATTATGAAATAAACGGAACCGAGGATGTTATTGAATTAGAAGTTATGCATGCTGGTGGCGCTGCACTAGCTATGGCTCTTGAAATCTCAACCGTTGAGTAA